GTTTGTCATTGGGATCAGAATTGACTTCAACCAATCCTTTTTTGCGCAACCTTTCAATCACACCTTTGATCGTAGCAACATCCATGGCTGTGCGCCGCCCCAGTTCGTTCTGGGAGCACTCACCGAGATCAGCCAATCTGACCAGAGCCGCAAACTGGGTTGGCGTCAGGCCAAGCGGGATGACATTCTGAAACAAGGATGAGTGGCGCTGGTTGGCCAAGCGCAGAAGGTAGCCAACTTGTTGGTCAAGAATGTATTTGCCTTCGTTCTCTTCCAAATCTCCGCCACTCCGCTCCTGGTTTCAATCACTGAAAACCGGTGACACCCCGTCTTTTCGGTAAGCGACTTGAGATAAGTTTACAACCCGAGCCCCACGCGGGACGTAGGAGGCAAAGGCGCACAGCTTTTGATCCTCCGCCACGCAAACCGGTGCCAAGTGCCTGTCAAAGATCAGAGAAAAAAGTGGACAGCCGCGCCTCTGTCGTTAGCATACAAACACAAATGCAACACTGGAGACCCCAATGGCGAAGTCAACACGCAAGCTGGTGATCAGGAATATCGGCCTGATCTTGACGGGAAAGATGGAGGCGCCGATCGCCGACGGAGACTGTGTGATTGCGATAGACGGCAAGATTTCAGAATTCGGGTATGAAAAAGATCTCGACACCGAAGATGCGACCACAAAGATTAATGCCCACGGATCGACCCTGGCACCCGGTCTGATTGACAGCCATGTGCATCCCGTCGTGGGCGATTACACCCCACGCCAACAGCAATTGGGGTGGATCGATTCAACATTGCACGGTGGTGTCACCACGATGATATCGGCGGGTGAGGTTCATATGCCTGGTCGCCCGAAAGACATTGTCGGACTAAAGGCGATGTCGATTGCCGCTCAACGGTTTTACGAAAATTTCCGCCCGTCCGGCGTCAAGGTGTTGGCAGGTGCGCCCGTCATTGAGCACGGGATGGAGGAGCACGACTTCAAGGAACTGGCCAATGCTGGCGTAAAATTCTTGGGCGAAGTGGGGTTGGGCTCTGTCAAAGACGGCAAGACCGCCAATCAGATGGTCAATTGGGCTCGTAAATATGGCATTCAATCCACCATTCATACGGGCGGTCCGTCCATCCCCGGTTCGGGTCTGATCGATGCTGATATGGTGCTGGAAACAGGCACCGATGTGGTGGGCCATATCAACGGTGGCCACTCGGCGCTGCCCGACGATCAGATCATTTGTTTGTGCGAAAACTGCGGCAAGGGCTTGGAGATTGTCCACAATGGCAACGAACGCGCCGCCCTGCTGACGCTGAACACCACGCGCGAGTTGAACAAGCTCGATCAGATCATTCTTGGCACTGACGGTCCGGCAGGTTCGGGCGTACAACCCTTGGGCATCATGCGTATGGTTGCAATGCTATCCAGCCTTGGAAATGTCCCTGCTGAAATCGCGTTCTGTTTCGCAACCGGCAACACCGCACGCCAGCGCGAGTTGGACGTTGGACTGCTGGAGCCCGGCTTTTCCGCCGATTTTGTGCTGATGGATCAAGCCCAACACGCGCCCGGCAAGAACATCCTTGAATCCGTCCAGCTTGGCAACCTGCCCGGCATTGGCATGATGATCATTGATGGCGAGATTTGCAGCCGTCGCAGTCGAAATACCCCTCCGGCACAAAACCTTCCCGAAGAGGAAAGCTGACGGTCTCCCTGAGATCTGGCCAAAAGAGCAATCTTACGGCGTTTTCGGGGTTCTTTACTGTGCGGTTTTCGGCCTGAAATTTGCGTCTCGTTAAGGCACCGCTGCTACCCGCCCCGCGCAGATGCGAGCAGACCCGTTCAAGCAATAGGCCCTCTAAGTATCAACATAAAAGCGGGCAACGGACCTACGAAATCCCTTCTAGAGCGTGATACATAGCTATTATCGCCCAGCTTATTTAGGAGCTTGCGAAACCGCCCTGCTTTGCTCGAAGTCAGCTTTTCGATGATTAACTCATCCATCGCCTGCTCTGCGATGAGCTGTTCATCTTCGGCTGCCTTTGCATTGCCCATATCTTCGCTCTTTCAAAATCGATCAGTAATTCAAAAGCAAGAGGGGTAGCACTTCACGTATCGCTCACACCCAAGCGCTTCGGATGCACGAACTGATGTCGATCTAAGGCAAGCCACCGCCCTCTCCTGAAGGGGCTGCCCCATCTTGTGAGAGAGGAAATCACGCTGCCCGCAACATCGCTCAGGCAGACGCTCAGACGCTTGCGGCGGATATCGGTATGAGCTGGGATTTGCGCTGCGGATTTTGAGGTTGGGTATGGCCCGTTGGCCAAGATATCCACGCTCAATTATCAGCGCACGTCTCAATGGCCGGATTTTCCACCGGCCATGTATCAGGCTTTCTCACAACAGGTGCTAAAACCACCCACTGCACGGCAGCAACACCACCCATCGGGCATATCCCTCATTCATAACGGAGGTCGAATTCTATAACCGTACCGTCGGCGCGGGTCAGGCTGCGTGCGTAGATCTCGCGCGGGCCAACCAGATCGTCATCGACAAATCCGTTGACGATCACGAGTTCACCAACATCTGCGGGCACCCAGTTTGGCCCGACATAGACCCGTATGTCGCCACTGGCATCGGCAAGACGGAATTCGTCTTCATCAGTGATCCGCTCAACAGTGCCTTGCACGGTAACCATCGCACCGCGTTGCGCATCGGCAATGGCAGTGATCGTCTGGGCCAGCGCGAAGGGCGTGCTGAGTGAAAAAATGAGGGCGGCAGTTGCAATAATTTTCATTGTTTTGATCCTATGGACAAAAGGGGGCCGGTTAGCGGGTGATGTCTTCAATTGAATTCATCTACTGTGGCGAACGCCGCCCTCGCATCGATGGATGCGAGGGCTGAATGCGTTTTGCGACAACAGACCCTAGTCGAGCGCGATGATTATCAAAACGGCAACCACCGCCGCACCGGCAACGAGCCATTTCTTTTTCACGCGAATTTCGACTTCGCTCGACAGCCATGCGCCGGCCTGCTTGAGGTCAAATTTCTGAACGTGGTCCATATCTGTCTCCTGTATGACTGTGGATCACCCATTGATCCGATGACACAGGTATCCACCACTTGTCTGACGACAGCCTGACGGGACGTATTTATTTTTGCCTGAGCCGTATTTATTTTTCAGCTTGTCTGTAGGTCAGCACGAAAATGCATCCACCGCCTTCGGGTGTATGGGCTTCGATTTTTCCACCCTGACCGCGTTGCACCCGCTCAACAATGGCAAGGCCCAGCCCTGCCCCCCCAGGAACCGCATTCGGCCCGCGCCAGAAGGGTCTGAACATCTCTGCCCCGGCATTCTGCGGCAGGCCTGGGCCGTGATCGCGCACCGTTATGGTCGGGCC
The nucleotide sequence above comes from Roseovarius carneus. Encoded proteins:
- a CDS encoding MarR family winged helix-turn-helix transcriptional regulator → MEENEGKYILDQQVGYLLRLANQRHSSLFQNVIPLGLTPTQFAALVRLADLGECSQNELGRRTAMDVATIKGVIERLRKKGLVEVNSDPNDKRRTILSIPDKKIEIVPDLHDAGRQISDLTLSPLTTSERNTLLRLLKKLG
- a CDS encoding amidohydrolase family protein codes for the protein MAKSTRKLVIRNIGLILTGKMEAPIADGDCVIAIDGKISEFGYEKDLDTEDATTKINAHGSTLAPGLIDSHVHPVVGDYTPRQQQLGWIDSTLHGGVTTMISAGEVHMPGRPKDIVGLKAMSIAAQRFYENFRPSGVKVLAGAPVIEHGMEEHDFKELANAGVKFLGEVGLGSVKDGKTANQMVNWARKYGIQSTIHTGGPSIPGSGLIDADMVLETGTDVVGHINGGHSALPDDQIICLCENCGKGLEIVHNGNERAALLTLNTTRELNKLDQIILGTDGPAGSGVQPLGIMRMVAMLSSLGNVPAEIAFCFATGNTARQRELDVGLLEPGFSADFVLMDQAQHAPGKNILESVQLGNLPGIGMMIIDGEICSRRSRNTPPAQNLPEEES